The following are encoded together in the Capsulimonas corticalis genome:
- a CDS encoding glycoside hydrolase family 43 protein, with amino-acid sequence MIYRNPVLPGFHPDPSICRVGSDYYLVTSTFEYFPGVPIFHSTDLVHWRQIGYCLTRDSQLPLKSAGSSAGIYAPTIRWRNGIFYMVVTNVSGMGNFYVTARNAEGPWSEPVVIDENGTPVEGIDPSLFFDDDGAVYFSGTTGTAAIDIETGALRSDLKQIWTGSGGRYAEAPHLYKINGLYYCMLAEGGTEPGHMVTIARSGSPWGPYEPCPRNPILTHRDRGGCPIQSTGHADLIEAHDGSWWAVFLATRVSAKYPNVHHLGRETFLAPVTWDSEGWPIIGNQGVVDLEMPARAFMIASEQERKATSRDDFDTDTLALPWNFRRNPDPDLWSLSERPGSLTLKCSAVTLNDVAQPAFVGRRQEHFQCRFSTGLAFDPQTALEEAGLTVIMNEEHHYEIFVRGDGGGGRTVAVRRRIGDLVAVVAEEPLGHGDVILSIDADPEEYHFGCMERNGSRKTLASGSTRYLSTEVAGGFTGVYLGMYATSNHHESTAAAHFDWAEYTFE; translated from the coding sequence ATGATATACCGCAATCCCGTGCTTCCCGGCTTTCATCCGGACCCCAGCATCTGCCGTGTGGGCAGCGACTACTATCTCGTCACGAGCACGTTCGAGTACTTTCCGGGCGTTCCGATCTTCCACAGTACGGACCTCGTCCACTGGCGGCAGATCGGCTACTGTCTGACTCGCGACAGTCAGCTTCCTCTGAAGTCAGCCGGCAGCTCCGCCGGGATCTATGCGCCCACGATCCGGTGGCGTAACGGCATATTCTATATGGTGGTCACGAATGTCTCGGGGATGGGAAATTTCTACGTCACCGCGAGGAACGCCGAAGGTCCATGGTCAGAACCTGTTGTCATCGATGAAAACGGAACTCCGGTTGAAGGAATCGACCCTTCGCTCTTTTTTGATGATGACGGCGCCGTCTATTTCTCAGGCACGACGGGAACGGCCGCCATCGACATCGAGACGGGAGCGCTGCGGAGCGATCTCAAGCAGATCTGGACCGGCTCTGGCGGACGCTATGCCGAGGCGCCGCATCTCTACAAGATCAACGGCCTGTACTACTGCATGCTCGCCGAAGGCGGAACCGAGCCAGGCCATATGGTGACCATCGCCCGCAGCGGGAGTCCCTGGGGACCTTACGAGCCATGTCCACGCAACCCGATTCTGACACATCGCGACCGGGGCGGGTGTCCCATACAATCGACGGGCCACGCCGACCTCATTGAGGCGCACGACGGCTCATGGTGGGCGGTGTTCCTCGCGACCCGCGTTTCGGCAAAATATCCGAATGTCCACCATCTCGGCCGCGAAACGTTTCTCGCCCCGGTGACCTGGGATTCCGAAGGATGGCCGATCATTGGAAACCAGGGCGTCGTTGACCTTGAGATGCCTGCGCGCGCGTTTATGATTGCCTCGGAACAGGAGCGGAAAGCCACAAGCCGTGATGATTTCGACACGGATACCCTGGCGCTGCCCTGGAACTTCCGCCGCAATCCCGATCCAGATCTCTGGTCGCTATCGGAGCGTCCCGGCAGCCTGACATTGAAATGCTCAGCGGTCACGTTAAATGACGTTGCGCAGCCTGCATTTGTCGGACGCCGCCAGGAGCATTTCCAATGCCGTTTCTCGACGGGTCTCGCATTTGATCCCCAGACGGCTCTGGAAGAGGCCGGGTTAACCGTGATTATGAACGAGGAACATCATTATGAGATATTCGTTCGCGGCGACGGGGGTGGAGGCAGAACGGTCGCCGTTCGCCGGCGGATCGGCGATCTGGTCGCCGTCGTCGCCGAAGAGCCTCTCGGCCATGGCGATGTCATCCTGTCGATCGACGCCGACCCGGAAGAATATCATTTCGGCTGCATGGAGCGGAACGGCAGCCGGAAGACGCTCGCGTCTGGCTCAACGCGGTATCTCTCCACCGAGGTCGCCGGCGGTTTTACCGGCGTCTACCTCGGCATGTACGCGACATCCAACCACCACGAATCGACGGCCGCCGCCCATTTCGACTGGGCGGAATACACATTCGAATAA